From the genome of Halomonas sp. I5-271120, one region includes:
- a CDS encoding response regulator transcription factor translates to MMKHWILLSSDQVPMRWREAFPEGRAGDESAVHDDREGPCHVWVPSQLPDWEEAVARLAAGGAVVCVLTLQPQSSEALRALAAGARGYAHLLSPAELLKQVDLVTEHQGIWMGSELLSQVVGSSFRALGGRDGVQAERLERLTERERAVAMAVAEGHSNKEVAKQLEITPRTVKAHLGAVFRKLEVRDRMQLVLMLSRQALSTPQH, encoded by the coding sequence ATGATGAAACACTGGATCCTTTTATCGTCTGATCAGGTGCCGATGCGCTGGCGCGAGGCTTTTCCCGAGGGGCGCGCCGGTGATGAGTCCGCTGTGCATGATGACCGGGAGGGGCCATGCCATGTATGGGTGCCGAGCCAGCTGCCGGACTGGGAGGAAGCGGTGGCACGGCTCGCCGCGGGTGGTGCCGTGGTCTGCGTGCTGACGCTGCAACCGCAAAGCAGCGAGGCGCTCCGCGCCCTGGCGGCCGGGGCGCGAGGATATGCCCACCTGTTATCGCCCGCGGAGTTGCTCAAGCAGGTAGACTTGGTGACCGAGCATCAGGGTATCTGGATGGGTAGCGAGCTGTTGTCTCAGGTCGTCGGGTCCAGCTTCCGGGCCCTTGGGGGGCGTGATGGTGTTCAGGCCGAGCGGTTGGAGCGGTTAACCGAGCGTGAGCGTGCGGTTGCTATGGCTGTGGCCGAAGGCCATAGCAACAAGGAGGTGGCCAAGCAACTCGAGATCACCCCCCGGACTGTAAAGGCGCACTTGGGTGCCGTCTTTCGCAAGCTCGAAGTTCGTGACCGGATGCAGTTGGTTCTCATGCTCTCTCGCCAGGCACTCTCCACTCCCCAGCACTAG
- a CDS encoding retention module-containing protein, which translates to MSIATVVSISGQAWARDAEGNLRELQQGDQLLDGETLVTSDSGAVQLDFEDGLPPVAIGGGQQVAMSGELDADEPVEPDEASAQDDGIDALLAALDGEGDLLDDLEATAAGGGDGAEGGGHSFIQLARIVESVDPLAFAFDTARGNNVDSELRGSPAFLDTSVVNVAPEASNDAFTTDEDTALSGANVLANDTDPEGDSLSVSDAGTRQVTFTGPDGFEVTTSVTLDADGNVSFNPAGDFDALGVGESATGELTYTVSDGSATDTASVTLTVNGVNDGPTGNTDGGTGASDDVFTTDEDTALSGANVLANDTDPEGDSLSVSDAGSRQVTFTATDGTETTVAVSVATDGTVTFDPSGDFDALGVGEAAIGTLEYTVSDGTATDTASVTLTVNGVNDAPTGNTDGGTGAADDVFTTDEDTALSGANVLANDTDPEGDSLSVSDAGTRQVTFTGPDGFEVTTSVTIDADGNVSFNPAGDFDALGVGEAATGRLTYTVSDGTATDTATVTLTVNGVNDAPTGNTDGGTGAADDVFTTDEDTALSGANVLANDTDPEGDSLTVTSTDPQQVTFTGPDGFEVTTSVTIDADGNVSFNPAGDFDALGVGEAATGRLTYTVSDGTATDTATVTLTVNGVNDAPTGNTDGGTGAADDVFTTDEDTALSGANVLANDTDPEGDSLTVTSTDPQQVTFTGPDGFEVTTSVTIDADGNVSFNPAGDFDALGVGEAATGRLTYTVSDGTATDTATVTLTVNGVNDAPTGNTDGGTGAADDVFTTDEDTALSGANVLANDTDPEGDTLTVSDAGTRQVTFTGPDGFTATVDVIVADNGTVTFDPAGRFDALGVGESATGTLTYTVSDGTATDTATVTLTVNGVNDAPTAGNDGTGAADDVFTTDEDTALSGANVLANDTDPEGDSLTVTSTDPQQVTFTGPDGFEVTTSVTIAADGSVSFNPSGNFDALGVGESATGTLTYTVSDGTATDTATVTLTVNGVNDAPTAGNDGTGAADDVFTTDEDTALSGANVLANDTDPEGDTLTVTSTDPQQVTFTGPDGFEVTAEVTIAADGSVSFDPAGDFDALGVGESATGTLTYTVSDGTATDIATVTLTVNGLNDAPTAGNDGTGAADDVFTTDEDTALSGANVLANDTDPEGDTLTVSDAGTRQVTFTGPDGFEVTTSVTIAADGSVSFNPSGNFDALGVGESATGTLTYTVSDGTATDTATVTLTVNGVNDAPTAGNDGTGAADDVFTTDEDTALSGANVLANDTDPEGDTLTVTSTDPQQVTFTGPDGFEVTTSVTIAADGSVSFNPSGNFDALGVGESATGTLTYTVSDGTATDTATVTLTVNGVNDAPTAGNDGTGAADDVFTTDEDTALSGANVLANDTDPEGDSLTVTSTDPQQVTFTGPDGFEVTTSVTIAADGSVSFNPSGNFDALGVGESATGTLTYTVSDGTATDTATVTLTVNGVNDAPASSDSQFTVQEDTAYTLDLDDFGHYTDIEGDALAAIEITSLPENGVLELSGEQVSAGDTIAISAIEAGDLVFVPDTNTDEDGAFGFRVQDAAGDWSQSTYQAAVVVEAIADTPEVAIQLGAPSELKDTLQYESKSLTFDAKLGDDKGDGNIDGNSSNYEESVSQTLSFGPQYAGQTVSLTLDVDIQGTWNQGWGVTDDYWQVLSGDEVLETFKYGSPLNEDVSGNVITNIAVVLDENGEVELSFRASTTEKSETVTINGATGEVAGTTYEVVTGYEYSIDISAALQDRDGSESLSLLIEGVPEGATLSQGTDNGDGTWTLSVAPGEQDFATNLTMTTPANVNGGFTLTVKATATEASGGDLAVNTAMAVASAYEPGSPSLDAPSAEPIIAGYHGYVSGQGNGNNTGTYANNNGLKETSASNAEAIVSADGFYSVERNGNPHSETSDRIDPTEALVLELGQAVNSVTFEVQGNVGEAQWSVFAANGDRLGGGSALGEPNSEGFLTVSYDMPFSYIALDGGDDSAFAVKPIGVGIAGTASDDTLNGSAGDDTLIGGEGDDILYGQEGADVFAWQLGDEGQPGNPAQDTVKDFSLAEGDSLDLAELLVDEQPGSIDDYLHAAPSASGGDTILHVSTGGGFAGDYANNSGQENQTITLEGVSMGDQSSQEFINDLINNGNLNIDQ; encoded by the coding sequence ATGTCCATCGCAACCGTTGTCTCTATTTCTGGTCAGGCTTGGGCGCGGGACGCCGAAGGTAATCTTCGTGAGCTGCAGCAGGGTGACCAGCTTCTGGATGGCGAGACCTTGGTGACCTCCGATAGTGGCGCGGTGCAGCTGGATTTCGAGGATGGCCTGCCGCCGGTTGCGATTGGTGGTGGCCAGCAAGTGGCGATGAGCGGCGAGTTGGATGCAGACGAGCCTGTTGAGCCGGATGAGGCTAGTGCTCAAGATGATGGCATCGACGCTTTACTGGCGGCGCTGGATGGAGAAGGTGATCTGCTTGATGACCTGGAGGCAACCGCCGCCGGTGGTGGAGATGGCGCTGAAGGCGGCGGCCATAGCTTCATCCAGCTGGCGCGCATTGTGGAAAGTGTTGATCCTCTGGCATTCGCTTTCGATACCGCCCGCGGAAATAATGTCGACAGTGAGCTGCGGGGATCGCCGGCATTTCTTGATACCTCGGTCGTCAATGTTGCTCCTGAGGCAAGCAATGACGCCTTCACCACCGACGAAGACACCGCGCTGAGCGGCGCCAACGTGCTGGCCAATGACACCGATCCCGAGGGCGATAGCCTCTCGGTCAGCGATGCCGGCACCCGTCAGGTGACCTTCACCGGGCCCGATGGTTTTGAGGTGACCACCAGCGTCACCCTCGATGCCGATGGCAACGTGAGCTTCAACCCGGCCGGCGACTTCGACGCTCTGGGCGTGGGTGAGAGCGCCACCGGTGAACTGACCTACACCGTCAGTGATGGCAGCGCCACCGACACCGCCAGCGTGACCCTGACCGTCAACGGCGTGAATGATGGCCCGACCGGCAACACCGACGGCGGCACCGGTGCCAGCGACGACGTCTTCACCACCGACGAAGACACCGCGCTGAGCGGTGCTAACGTGCTGGCCAACGACACCGATCCCGAGGGCGACAGCCTCTCGGTCAGCGATGCCGGCAGTCGCCAGGTAACCTTCACCGCCACGGATGGCACCGAGACCACCGTGGCGGTGAGCGTAGCCACCGACGGCACCGTGACCTTCGACCCCTCCGGCGACTTCGATGCCCTGGGCGTCGGTGAAGCCGCCATCGGCACGCTCGAGTACACCGTCAGTGATGGCACCGCCACCGATACCGCCAGCGTGACCCTGACCGTCAACGGCGTGAACGACGCCCCGACCGGCAACACCGATGGTGGCACCGGCGCCGCCGATGACGTCTTCACCACCGACGAAGACACCGCGCTGAGCGGCGCCAACGTGCTGGCCAACGACACCGATCCCGAGGGCGACAGCCTCTCGGTCAGCGATGCCGGCACCCGTCAGGTGACCTTCACCGGGCCCGATGGTTTTGAGGTGACCACCAGCGTCACCATCGATGCCGATGGCAACGTGAGCTTCAACCCGGCCGGCGACTTCGATGCCCTGGGCGTAGGCGAAGCCGCCACCGGCAGGCTCACCTATACCGTCAGTGACGGCACTGCCACCGATACCGCGACGGTGACCCTGACCGTCAACGGCGTGAACGACGCCCCGACCGGCAACACCGATGGTGGCACTGGCGCCGCCGATGACGTCTTCACCACCGACGAAGACACCGCGCTGAGCGGTGCCAACGTGCTGGCCAATGACACCGACCCCGAGGGCGACAGCCTCACGGTTACCAGCACTGATCCCCAGCAGGTCACCTTCACCGGGCCCGATGGTTTTGAGGTGACCACCAGCGTCACCATCGATGCCGATGGCAACGTGAGCTTCAACCCGGCCGGCGACTTCGATGCCCTGGGCGTAGGCGAAGCCGCCACCGGCAGGCTCACCTATACCGTCAGTGACGGCACTGCCACCGATACCGCGACGGTGACCCTGACCGTCAACGGCGTGAACGACGCCCCGACCGGCAACACCGATGGTGGCACTGGCGCCGCCGATGACGTCTTCACCACCGACGAAGACACCGCGCTGAGCGGTGCCAACGTGCTGGCCAATGACACCGACCCCGAGGGCGACAGCCTCACGGTTACCAGCACTGATCCCCAGCAGGTCACCTTCACCGGGCCCGATGGTTTTGAGGTGACCACCAGCGTCACCATCGATGCCGATGGCAACGTGAGCTTCAACCCGGCCGGCGACTTCGATGCCCTGGGCGTAGGCGAAGCCGCCACCGGCAGGCTCACCTATACCGTCAGTGACGGCACTGCCACCGATACCGCGACGGTGACCCTGACCGTCAACGGCGTGAACGACGCCCCGACCGGCAACACCGATGGTGGCACTGGCGCCGCCGATGACGTCTTCACCACCGACGAAGACACCGCGCTGAGCGGTGCCAACGTGCTGGCCAACGACACCGATCCCGAGGGCGACACCCTCACGGTCAGCGATGCCGGCACCCGCCAGGTAACCTTCACCGGGCCCGATGGCTTCACCGCCACCGTGGACGTGATCGTGGCTGACAACGGCACTGTGACCTTCGACCCGGCAGGCCGGTTCGACGCCTTGGGCGTCGGCGAGAGTGCCACCGGCACGCTTACCTACACCGTCAGTGACGGCACCGCCACCGATACCGCGACGGTGACCCTGACCGTTAACGGCGTGAACGACGCCCCGACCGCCGGCAATGACGGCACCGGTGCCGCCGACGACGTCTTCACCACCGACGAAGACACCGCCCTGAGCGGGGCCAACGTGCTGGCCAATGACACCGACCCCGAGGGCGACAGCCTCACGGTCACCAGCACTGATCCCCAGCAGGTGACCTTCACCGGGCCCGATGGTTTTGAGGTGACCACCAGCGTCACCATCGCCGCCGATGGCAGCGTAAGCTTCAACCCGTCCGGCAACTTCGACGCCCTGGGCGTGGGCGAGAGTGCCACCGGTACGCTCACCTACACCGTCAGTGACGGCACCGCCACCGATACCGCGACGGTGACCCTGACCGTTAACGGCGTGAACGACGCCCCGACCGCCGGCAACGACGGCACCGGCGCCGCCGACGACGTCTTCACCACCGACGAAGACACCGCCCTGAGCGGGGCCAACGTGCTGGCCAATGACACCGACCCCGAGGGCGACACCCTTACGGTCACCAGTACCGATCCCCAGCAGGTCACCTTCACCGGGCCCGATGGTTTTGAGGTGACCGCCGAGGTCACCATCGCCGCCGATGGCAGCGTAAGCTTCGACCCGGCAGGCGACTTCGACGCCCTGGGCGTCGGCGAGAGTGCCACCGGTACGCTCACCTACACCGTCAGTGACGGCACCGCCACCGATATCGCGACGGTGACCCTGACCGTCAACGGCCTGAACGACGCCCCGACCGCCGGCAACGACGGCACCGGTGCCGCCGACGACGTCTTCACCACCGACGAAGACACCGCCCTGAGCGGGGCCAACGTGCTGGCCAACGACACCGACCCCGAGGGCGACACCCTCACGGTCAGCGATGCCGGCACCCGCCAGGTAACCTTCACCGGGCCCGATGGTTTTGAGGTGACCACCAGCGTCACCATCGCCGCCGATGGCAGCGTAAGCTTCAACCCGTCCGGCAACTTCGACGCCCTGGGCGTGGGCGAGAGTGCCACCGGCACGCTCACCTACACCGTCAGTGACGGCACCGCCACCGATACCGCGACGGTGACCCTGACCGTTAACGGCGTGAACGACGCCCCGACCGCCGGCAACGACGGCACCGGCGCCGCCGACGACGTCTTCACCACCGACGAAGACACCGCCCTGAGCGGGGCCAACGTGCTGGCCAATGACACCGACCCCGAGGGCGACACCCTTACGGTCACCAGTACCGATCCCCAGCAGGTCACCTTCACCGGGCCCGATGGTTTTGAGGTGACCACCAGCGTCACCATCGCCGCCGATGGCAGCGTAAGCTTCAACCCGTCCGGCAACTTCGACGCCCTGGGCGTCGGCGAGAGTGCCACCGGCACGCTCACCTACACCGTCAGTGACGGCACCGCCACCGATACCGCGACGGTGACCCTGACCGTCAACGGCGTGAACGACGCCCCGACCGCCGGCAACGACGGCACCGGTGCCGCCGACGACGTCTTCACCACCGACGAAGACACCGCCCTGAGCGGGGCCAACGTGCTGGCCAATGACACCGACCCCGAGGGCGACAGCCTCACGGTCACCAGCACTGATCCCCAGCAGGTCACCTTCACCGGGCCCGATGGTTTTGAGGTGACCACCAGCGTCACCATCGCCGCCGATGGCAGCGTAAGCTTCAACCCGTCCGGCAACTTCGACGCCCTGGGCGTGGGCGAGAGTGCCACCGGCACGCTCACCTACACCGTCAGTGACGGCACCGCCACCGATACCGCGACGGTGACCCTGACCGTTAACGGCGTGAACGACGCCCCAGCGTCATCGGATTCCCAATTTACGGTTCAGGAAGATACAGCCTATACGCTAGATCTCGATGATTTCGGGCATTACACCGATATTGAAGGCGATGCCTTGGCGGCCATCGAAATCACTTCGCTTCCGGAAAATGGCGTACTGGAGCTATCGGGGGAGCAGGTGTCTGCGGGTGACACCATTGCTATCTCCGCTATTGAGGCCGGCGATCTCGTATTCGTGCCCGACACGAATACGGATGAAGATGGTGCCTTTGGATTCCGCGTCCAGGATGCCGCCGGTGACTGGTCGCAGAGCACTTATCAGGCCGCGGTAGTGGTAGAGGCGATTGCCGATACACCTGAGGTTGCCATCCAGCTCGGCGCCCCTTCGGAGCTCAAGGATACGCTTCAGTATGAGAGCAAGTCTCTGACCTTCGATGCTAAGCTCGGCGACGATAAGGGTGATGGCAACATCGATGGCAACTCCAGTAACTACGAGGAAAGTGTCTCCCAGACACTGAGCTTCGGCCCGCAATATGCGGGACAGACGGTATCCCTGACACTGGATGTCGATATTCAGGGTACCTGGAACCAGGGATGGGGAGTTACCGATGATTATTGGCAGGTGCTGTCAGGTGATGAGGTGCTCGAGACATTCAAATATGGTTCACCTTTGAACGAGGACGTGTCAGGGAATGTCATCACCAACATAGCCGTGGTACTTGATGAAAACGGTGAAGTGGAACTGTCGTTCCGAGCCTCTACCACTGAGAAAAGCGAAACGGTCACCATCAATGGGGCAACCGGCGAGGTGGCCGGCACTACCTATGAGGTCGTCACAGGATATGAATATTCCATCGATATCTCGGCGGCGCTTCAGGATCGCGATGGCTCCGAGAGCCTGAGCCTGTTGATCGAAGGGGTGCCGGAGGGCGCGACGCTTAGCCAAGGAACAGACAACGGCGATGGTACCTGGACGCTGTCGGTGGCGCCCGGAGAACAAGACTTTGCGACCAACCTTACAATGACAACACCCGCTAATGTGAATGGTGGCTTTACGCTTACTGTTAAGGCGACGGCGACAGAGGCGTCTGGCGGCGACTTGGCCGTGAATACGGCGATGGCAGTCGCATCTGCTTATGAGCCAGGAAGCCCGAGTCTCGACGCGCCGTCAGCCGAACCGATCATTGCCGGTTACCACGGCTATGTCTCCGGCCAAGGTAATGGTAACAATACCGGCACCTATGCCAATAACAATGGCTTGAAGGAGACCTCGGCTTCCAATGCTGAAGCGATAGTCAGTGCCGATGGCTTTTACTCGGTGGAACGAAACGGCAATCCGCATTCAGAAACCAGCGATAGAATTGATCCAACCGAAGCACTTGTCCTTGAGCTGGGCCAAGCGGTAAACAGTGTGACCTTCGAAGTTCAGGGGAATGTTGGCGAGGCTCAGTGGTCTGTATTTGCCGCTAATGGCGATCGCCTTGGGGGGGGCAGCGCTCTCGGTGAGCCTAATAGTGAAGGCTTCCTGACGGTCTCCTACGATATGCCTTTTAGCTATATTGCCCTGGATGGTGGTGATGATTCTGCCTTCGCGGTCAAGCCAATCGGTGTCGGCATTGCGGGCACAGCCTCGGATGACACACTGAATGGGTCGGCGGGAGACGATACGCTGATCGGCGGTGAGGGAGATGACATCCTCTATGGCCAGGAGGGTGCTGATGTCTTTGCTTGGCAACTCGGTGACGAAGGGCAACCCGGCAACCCGGCCCAGGATACTGTGAAGGACTTTTCGCTTGCCGAAGGGGATTCCCTCGATCTTGCCGAGCTGCTGGTCGACGAGCAACCTGGCTCAATTGATGACTATTTGCATGCCGCACCCAGCGCCAGTGGCGGCGACACCATCCTGCATGTCAGTACTGGCGGAGGTTTTGCTGGCGATTATGCCAACAATTCGGGGCAGGAAAATCAGACGATTACCCTGGAGGGGGTGTCGATGGGTGATCAATCGTCACAGGAATTTATCAACGATCTGATTAATAATGGCAACCTGAATATTGATCAATGA
- a CDS encoding tryptophan synthase subunit beta like protein yields MYIKRNKAGDIEQVSRVATDECRERIDVDDPELDVFLGREDNESGARLAQSDLGLVRVIEDLVDVLIERNLISFTDLPEPAREKLMTRQTLRQRRNSVSLLSEQDEEESI; encoded by the coding sequence GTGTACATCAAACGCAATAAGGCGGGAGATATCGAGCAGGTCAGCCGCGTAGCGACAGACGAGTGTCGGGAGCGAATCGATGTTGACGACCCCGAACTGGATGTCTTTCTGGGACGAGAAGACAATGAAAGCGGGGCCAGGCTCGCCCAGTCGGATTTGGGTCTGGTTCGCGTGATTGAGGACCTGGTCGATGTGCTCATCGAACGCAACTTGATCAGCTTCACCGACCTACCAGAGCCTGCGCGGGAAAAATTGATGACTCGCCAGACTCTACGTCAGCGTCGTAACAGCGTGAGTCTGTTAAGCGAGCAAGACGAGGAAGAGTCAATTTAG
- a CDS encoding LapD/MoxY N-terminal periplasmic domain-containing protein: protein MSLITKLWLSIAAVLVLAFGGSLIVGLSTSRHYIEQEVRIKNEDNANALALSMSQLDKDPVTIELLLSAQFDTGHYQLIELRDPNGELILRREASPFIGDVPAWFVELAHITVPAGHAVVQDGWRQYGTLTLQSQHSYAYRSLWRSSQQLVTWFAFAALISVLIAWLLVLHIRRPLSVVIAQANDIGNRRFTTSPEPKTRELRDLVMAMNRLSGSVRQMLTRESGQLEELRRKLQQDETTGIANRAYFMTRLEYVLENDEEFHHGCLAIVRIADLEGLNDGMGRPETDRFLHDLATTLHQFALEYPGSQAGRLNGSDFALLLPNGLSPDDVADQLKRRLHPIADRQPVILNLPIGIVGFSRHEPRDVLLSQLDGELAKAELRGGRTVCVADQQASHLLFSTHAEWRSALDAALAHGVQLARYPVMDAEGNLLHEECPSRLWLGGEWQPAGVYLGWISRFGMDDALDLASITSALHCLEKEETPLALNLSSRAISSTGFRQRLSELLTAYPREAKRLWLELPESVAVHHMEDFKSLCRDLRRFECRIGLEHVGQQFTRLADLQDSGLSYLKFDTSLTKGVDHQPAQQTLLRGMATLSHSLGILAIAEGVSTPGEHRVLLEIGMDGVTGTAIKIKD, encoded by the coding sequence ATGTCTCTGATCACAAAGCTATGGCTCTCCATAGCAGCAGTATTAGTGCTGGCATTCGGCGGCAGCTTGATCGTAGGCCTATCGACCAGTCGGCACTATATCGAGCAGGAAGTGCGCATAAAAAACGAGGACAATGCCAATGCCCTCGCCTTATCCATGAGCCAACTCGATAAGGATCCCGTCACCATCGAACTCTTGCTGTCTGCCCAGTTCGATACCGGCCACTACCAGCTCATCGAGTTACGTGATCCCAACGGGGAACTGATCCTGCGCCGTGAAGCATCCCCTTTCATCGGCGACGTACCGGCCTGGTTCGTAGAGCTCGCGCACATCACAGTGCCCGCCGGCCACGCCGTCGTGCAGGACGGTTGGCGACAGTACGGCACGCTGACACTTCAAAGTCAGCATAGCTACGCTTACCGCTCTCTCTGGCGCAGTAGCCAGCAACTGGTTACCTGGTTCGCCTTCGCTGCTCTTATCAGCGTGCTGATAGCCTGGCTGCTTGTGCTGCACATCCGCCGCCCGCTGTCAGTAGTGATTGCCCAGGCCAACGATATCGGCAACCGGCGCTTCACAACCTCACCAGAACCCAAGACGCGAGAGCTTCGCGATCTTGTCATGGCCATGAACAGGCTGTCTGGCAGCGTACGTCAGATGCTGACCCGTGAAAGCGGTCAGCTCGAAGAATTAAGGCGCAAGCTACAGCAGGATGAAACCACCGGCATTGCCAACCGCGCTTACTTCATGACGCGCCTTGAATATGTGTTGGAAAACGACGAAGAGTTCCATCATGGCTGCTTAGCCATAGTACGCATCGCCGACCTTGAAGGCCTCAATGATGGAATGGGACGTCCCGAGACCGATCGCTTCCTCCATGACCTGGCCACCACACTCCATCAGTTTGCACTGGAATATCCGGGAAGCCAGGCGGGGCGACTCAATGGTAGTGATTTTGCGCTGCTGCTACCCAATGGCCTGTCACCTGATGATGTGGCAGATCAGCTCAAACGACGCCTGCATCCGATTGCCGATCGCCAACCTGTGATCCTCAACCTTCCCATCGGCATTGTAGGCTTTTCGCGCCACGAACCCCGTGACGTGCTGCTGAGTCAGCTTGACGGTGAACTCGCCAAGGCTGAGCTTCGTGGCGGCAGAACGGTTTGCGTGGCCGACCAGCAAGCGAGCCACCTGCTGTTTAGCACCCACGCTGAATGGCGCAGCGCCCTGGATGCTGCACTCGCTCATGGCGTTCAGTTGGCTCGTTACCCCGTCATGGATGCCGAAGGCAACTTGTTACACGAGGAATGCCCGTCACGACTATGGTTGGGAGGCGAGTGGCAACCAGCAGGCGTTTATCTTGGCTGGATCTCGCGGTTCGGGATGGATGACGCCCTGGATCTGGCCAGCATCACTAGTGCTCTCCATTGTCTTGAAAAGGAAGAGACCCCTCTGGCACTCAACCTCTCTTCAAGGGCCATTTCAAGTACCGGTTTCCGACAGCGGTTGAGCGAACTGCTGACGGCCTACCCTCGAGAGGCAAAGCGTTTATGGCTGGAGTTACCCGAATCGGTGGCCGTCCATCATATGGAGGACTTCAAGTCACTTTGCCGTGACCTGCGCCGTTTCGAATGCCGTATTGGTCTTGAGCACGTCGGACAGCAATTTACTCGCCTAGCCGATCTGCAGGACAGTGGTCTTAGCTACTTGAAGTTCGATACCTCACTTACTAAAGGGGTTGACCATCAACCGGCCCAACAGACCCTGCTTCGCGGCATGGCCACCCTCAGTCACTCGCTGGGCATCCTGGCTATCGCCGAGGGCGTATCAACGCCTGGCGAGCATCGAGTGCTCCTTGAGATCGGCATGGATGGTGTAACGGGAACAGCAATCAAGATCAAGGATTAA
- a CDS encoding transglutaminase-like cysteine peptidase, which produces MARPLASPTFRRQRRQLLMGLGGLLAGACLGLSSPVGAALDPSRLRQVMQSRYGAEGTAALNAWLALLDRLQPLGIAAQLKGVNDFFNQRIRWLDDRAIWQQEDYWATPLETLGKGDGDCEDFTIAKYISLMQLGIPTERLRLIYVRASLGRGGLSQAHMVLGYYQLPGAEPQVLDNLVETIRPASERLDLTPVFSFNSDGLWAGGSNRSRADPVQRLSRWRNVLARMQEQGFL; this is translated from the coding sequence ATGGCTCGACCACTTGCCAGCCCTACCTTTCGCCGTCAGCGACGTCAGCTGCTGATGGGGTTGGGAGGTTTATTGGCGGGTGCCTGCCTGGGTCTGTCGTCGCCGGTCGGCGCAGCGCTCGATCCCTCGCGATTACGCCAGGTCATGCAGTCTCGCTACGGCGCCGAGGGCACGGCTGCCCTGAACGCCTGGCTTGCATTGCTCGACCGCCTGCAGCCACTGGGTATCGCCGCACAGCTAAAGGGCGTCAACGACTTCTTCAACCAGCGAATTCGCTGGCTAGATGATCGGGCCATCTGGCAGCAAGAGGATTACTGGGCCACACCGCTGGAAACGCTGGGAAAGGGTGATGGCGACTGCGAAGACTTTACCATCGCCAAGTACATCAGCCTCATGCAGCTGGGCATTCCCACCGAGCGGCTACGACTGATCTACGTGCGCGCGAGCCTTGGGCGTGGCGGGCTTTCTCAAGCACACATGGTGTTGGGCTATTACCAACTTCCCGGCGCAGAACCGCAGGTATTGGACAATCTGGTGGAGACCATCCGGCCAGCTAGCGAGCGGCTCGATCTCACCCCCGTGTTCAGCTTCAATAGCGACGGCCTTTGGGCAGGCGGCTCCAACCGCTCGCGCGCCGATCCCGTCCAGCGACTATCACGCTGGCGTAACGTGCTGGCCAGGATGCAGGAGCAAGGATTCCTATGA